Proteins encoded together in one Lathyrus oleraceus cultivar Zhongwan6 chromosome 5, CAAS_Psat_ZW6_1.0, whole genome shotgun sequence window:
- the LOC127085938 gene encoding transcription elongation factor SPT6 homolog isoform X11, which translates to MARVRKKSTPEEDEQEKILRKGKRKLASTVDDDDEEDMDEFEVDGFLVGSDEDKEDSGEEDNPKQTQKKKKRKRSSKNIVLDDDDLELIRENKKKMNDGKLKRLKKTGKVTEPMEQSSDDEGSLNDLFEDVTDDSEDDMSDFIVDEEPAIYGKGDSLRPKKFKGMKHSSSLSKEAKHRSGKSGNDPKNMDVAGEGNSVADSDLPERIQMIEDIVGSIPVDRMSIEEESSWILRQLESNINPFFSEAKSCGLGDSVNREDIVRFLELYHIKKYDIPFIAMYRKEQCPSLLRDGKQDDSESTLLNDGEGKPKLNWHKILWIIKELDIKWLHLQKRKSMLQRYYNKHFEDECQMSFLAEESSFHKQIFDSITNMLEKAETEKEIDDVDMKFNLYFPPADEFLSSGYKRPLMKTYYSDCRKAGLSSLARKIGNPEKFSSLVTLNRVGVASEEDPEESPEEMAAIYTCETFRTSEAVLKGARHMASLMLSCEIPFRKHVRSIFMDKALVSTSPTLKGNIAIDSFHEFAGFKWLKDKPLLKFEDSQWLLIQKGEEEELLKVEIKLPDDAVKELLAIFNDAYLKDSEGTSTQLWNEQRKSIVQDTISSILLPSMEKEARALLNAKAKICSLMKYGMQFWNRISVAPYLNNDNAAAQERGVVACCWGNGKPGTTFVMLDSKGELVDIMHAGSLTLRSQNVNDQQRRKSDQKCVLKFLTIHRPKVIVLGAANATCIRLKEDINEIISMMSEDNFQDVSQEMNGLPAVVLGDEGLPHLYEESEISMSQFPRQYGIVKRAVALGRYLLNPLAMVATLCGVNKEVLSWKLNPLERFLSSDEKMEMIEWIMIDITNQVGIDINMGIRHDWLLAPLLFVSGLGPTKAGVLHRELLGGTDVRNRKDLAKFGLNTKRVFCNAVGFLQVSGDDPNFIDTAGNILDRTRIHPESYSLAEELAKAVVTIHYADANDTQVNAIECIQNEPKLLESFDLNEYADRMETEKGEYKRVTLFDMKMELVHGFNDPRSPYQEPTQEDEFYMVTGETGVALIEGERVQATVRRVLARQAFCVLESGISGVLFKEDFSDDIGDIPLTEKLREGVVLKCKIKLIDKSRCQVNLTCKVSELKSVGDQSFRDMDPYYCQGNFDLLSKQESTDKKDVNKNFLSRKISHPHFQNITADQAKEFLAEKIVGEFIFHPSSRGLCYLTLSLKFFDALYVHKDILEGEKSDDMNSLVELGRTLKVGDEIFESIDKVIELYVNPLVVHLKDLINFRKFKKGTKAEVDELLKHEKEEYPNRIPYGIGISFEHPGVFILSYIRSTNPHHEYIALHPKGFKFRKQIFNNVEQLMAYFQNHINDNVARANDQSKDYNDSGGGRGRGRGRGGGGGSCYKCGESGHMARECTQEGGGGGGGGRGGGGGTCYKCGESGHMARECTQEGGGGGGRGGGGTCYKCGESGHMARECTQEGGGGGGRGGGGTCYKCGESGHMARECTQEGGGGGGRGGGGGGACYKCGESGHMARECTQEGGGGGGRGGGSCYKCGESGHMARECTQEGGGGGGWSSSGGRRGGRGRGRGRGSSYSSFSHDDSVDVNDGGGFGTSNGGSGWGGTGGGSGWGGSGGKSWGGNSTNEESNPEKGGWGVTAADNGGSGNDNSGWSSAHGKNATSSGGESGWGATGGKSWGGNSSNKESNTTEGGWGVTTGSGNETGGTSWGGNSTNKESNATKGGWGVTTGSGNEIGGKSWGGNSTNKESNTAVGGWGVTAGSGNETGGKSWGGNSTNKESNTTEGGWGVTAGSGNETGGKSWGGNSTNNESNTTGGGWGVMAGSGNETGGKSWGGTSTNNESNTTGGGWGVTAASGNETGGKSWGGNSTNKESNTTEGGWGVTTGSGNETGGKSWGGNSTNKESNTTGGWGVTTGSGNQDSGWSSGHWKNAAPSGGESGWGGTNGGSGWGGTGGSGGKSWGGSSTYEENNTAEGGGSGYGGGGGRGSGRGGGACFKCGESGHMARDCTQEGGGGRGGGGRGGGRGGGACFKCGESGHMARDCTQEGGGGGRGGGRGGGACFKCGESGHMSRECTQNGGGGGGGWGGGGRGGGRGGGVCFKCGESGHMARECTQEGGGGGGRGSGGGGACFKCGESGHMARECTQEGGSGGGGGGRYGGGGGGNCFKCGESGHFARECPSSTS; encoded by the exons ATGGCGAGAGTAAGAAAAAAATCTACTCCCGAAGAAGATGAACAAG AGAAAATCCTAAGGAAAGGGAAACGGAAATTAGCTTCTACTGTTGACGACGATGACG AAGAAGACATGGATGAGTTTGAGGTGGATGGGTTTTTAGTTGGTAGTGATGAAGACAAGGAAGATAGCGGTGAAGAAGATAATCCTAAGCAAACacaaaagaagaaaaagagaaa GAGATCGTCAAAAAACATTGTTCTTGATGACGATGATCTTGAATTGATCCGTGAGAACAAGAAAAAAATG AATGATGGGAAGCTGAAGAGGCTTAAAAAGACTGGCAAAGTTACCGAGCCGATGGAACAATCTTCTGATGATGAAG GATCTCTTAATGATCTTTTCGAAGATGTGACTGATGATTCTGAAGATGATATGTCAGATTTTATAGTGGACGAAGAGCCTGCTATCTATGGGAAGGGAGATTCTCTCAG ACCAAAAAAGTTTAAAGGCATGAAACATTCATCTTCGCTTTCAAAAGAAGCCAAACATAGATCTGGCAAGTCAGGCAATGATCCTAAAAATATGGACGTAGCTGGAGAGGGTAACTCTGTTGCTGATTCAGACTTACCTGAGAGGATACAG ATGATTGAGGACATTGTAGGATCTATTCCAGTTGACAGAATGAGTATTGAAGAAGAAAGTTCTTGGATACTACGCCAACTTGAATCCAACATAAATCCTTTCTTCAGTGAGGCCAAATCCTGTGGACTAGGTGATTCAGTAAATAGAGAGGATATTGTTAGGTTCTTGGAATTGTATCATATAAAGAAATATGAT ATTCCGTTTATTGCCATGTACCGTAAAGAACAATGCCCCAGTCTTCTGAGAGATGGTAAACAGGATGACTCAGAAAGCACATTATTGAATGATGGTGAGGGAAAACCTAAACTGAACTGGCACAAG ATACTCTGGATAATCAAGGAATTGGACATAAAATGGTTACATCTTCAGAAACGAAAGAGCATGCTCCAAAGATACTATAACAAACATTTTGAGGATGAATGCCAAATGTCTTTCCTTGCCGAGGAATCCAGTTTCCACAAGCAGATTTTTGACTCGATCACCAATATGCTCGAGAAGGCTGAAACAGAGAAAGAGATTGATGATGTTGATATGAAGTTTAATTTGTATTTTCCACCAGCTGATGAGTTCTTAAGTAGTGGTTATAAAAGGCCTCTGATGAAGACATACTATTCCGATTGCAGAAAGGCAGGATTATCTTCACTTGCTAGGAAAATTGGAAATCCTGAGAAATTTAGTTCTCTAGTTACTCTTAACAGAGTG GGAGTTGCCAGTGAAGAAGATCCAGAGGAATCTCCAGAGGAGATGGCTGCAATATATACATGTGAAACTTTTCGAACTTCCGAAGCCGTACTTAAAGGCGCCAGGCACATG gCTTCCTTGATGTTAAGCTGTGAGATACCTTTCAGGAAACATGTCCGCAGCATATTTATGGATAAGGCTTTAGTATCAACTAGCCCTACATTGAAAGGAAATATAGCAATAGATTCCTTTCATGAATTTGCTGGGTTTAAGTGGCTGAAGGACAAACCTCTCTTGAAGTTTGAGGATTCTCAGTGGCTTCTCATTCAGAAGGGTGAAGAAGAGGAACTTCTTAAAGTTGAAATAAAGTTGCCTGATGATGCTGTAAAGGAGTTGTTGGCGATCTTCAACGATGCTTATCTCAAAGACTCTGAAGGAACATCTACTCAACTTTGGAATGAGCAGCGTAAATCAATCGTGCAGGATACTATTTCAAGCATTCTTTTGCCATCTATGGAGAAGGAAGCACGTGCGTTGTTAAATGCTAAGGCCAAAATCTGCTCATTAATGAAGTATGGGATGCAGTTTTGGAACAGAATCTCTGTGGCACCGTATCTAAACAATGACAATGCTGCTGCACAAGAGCGGGGAGTAGTGGCTTGTTGCTGGGGAAATGGTAAGCCAGGTACCACATTTGTCATGTTGGATTCTAAAGGCGAGTTGGTTGATATAATGCATGCCGGGTCACTGACACTGCGATCTCAGAATGTCAATGATCAGCAGCGCAGAAAAAGTGACCAGAAGTGTGTCCTCAAGTTCCTAACAATTCATCGACCAAAGGTTATTGTACTAGGAGCTGCCAATGCGACCTGTATAAGGTTGAAGGAGGACATCAATGAG ATTATTTCCATGATGTCTGAGGACAATTTTCAAGACGTCAGTCAAGAGATGAATGGACTACCAGCAGTTGTATTGGGGGACGAAGGCTTGCCACATCTCTATGAAGAGTCAGAGATATCAATGAGCCAGTTCCCCAGACAATATG GCATTGTAAAGAGAGCTGTGGCCCTTGGACGTTACCTTCTAAATCCACTGGCAATGGTTGCAACTCTCTGTGGAGTCAATAAAGAGGTATTGTCTTGGAAATTAAACCCTCTGGAGAGATTCCTATCAAGTGATGAGAAAATGGAGATGATAGAATGGATCATGATAGATATTACTAACCAAGTAGGTATAGACATAAATATGGGAATTAGACATGACTGGCTGTTGGCACCGTTGCTGTTTGTTTCTGGTCTTGGACCCACGAAAGCTGGTGTTTTGCACCGAGAACTACTTGGAGGTACAGATGTGAGAAATCGGAAGGACTTGGCTAAATTTGGACTGAACACAAAAAGGGTTTTCTGCAATGCTGTTGGTTTTTTACAGGTTTCTGGTGATGACCCAAATTTTATTGATACTGCTGGCAATATCCTTGACCGTACGAGAATTCATCCAGAGTCATATAGTCTTGCTGAGGAATTAGCTAAAGCTGTTGTTACTATACATTATGCTGATGCCAATGATACCCAAGTGAATGCAATTGAATGTATTCAAAATGAACCAAAACTGCTAGAGAGTTTTGATCTAAATGAATATGCTGATAGAATGGAAACTGAAAAAGGTGAATACAAAAGAGTTACTCTTTTTGACATGAAGATGGAACTAGTCCATGGATTTAATGATCCCAGAAGTCCTTATCAGGAACCGACTCAAGAGGATGAGTTCTACATGGTAACTGGAGAAACAGGGGTTGCACTGATTGAAGGAGAAAGAGTTCAGGCAACAGTTCGCCGTGTGCTGGCTCGTCAGGCATTCTGTGTGCTTGAATCTGGAATATCTGGAGTACTGTTTAAGGAGGACTTTTCAGATGATATTGGGGATATACCATTGACTGAAAAATTGCGTGAAGGCGTTGTGCTGAAATGCAAGATCAAACTAATTGATAAGAGTAGATGCCAGGTTAATCTGACATGTAAAGTGAGTGAATTGAAGAGTGTTGGTGATCAAAGTTTCCGCGACATGGATCCCTATTATTGTCAAGGAAACTTCGACTTGCTAAGTAAACAAGAGTCAACAGACAAAAAGGATGTAAATAAAAATTTCTTGTCGAGAAAAATTTCTCATCCCCATTTTCAGAATATAACTGCAGATCAGGCAAAGGAG TTCCTTGCAGAGAAGATCGTTGGGGAATTTATCTTCCACCCAAGTTCAAGGGGTCTATGTTATTTGACCCTATCTCTTAAATTTTTTGACGCACTTTATGTGCACAAAGACATTTTGGAAGGTGAGAAGAGTGATGATATGAATAGCTTGGTTGAACTTGGAAGGACATTAAAAGTAGGAGATGAAATATTTGAGAGCATAGATAAG GTTATTGAACTCTATGTCAACCCATTGGTAGTTCATCTGAAAGATTTGATTAATTTCCGAAAATTTAAAAAGGGCACCAAAGCGGAAGTTGACGAACTATTGAAACACGAGAAGGAGGAATATCCAAACAGGATACCATATGGCATTGGCATTTCGTTTGAGCATCCTGGGGTTTTTATATTGTCTTACATTAGAAGTACAAATCCACATCATGAGTATATTGCTCTCCATCCAAAAGGATTCAAATTCAGGAAGCAAATATTCAACAATGTTGAGCAGCTGATGGCATATTTCCAAAATCATATCAATGATAATGTTGCACGAGCAAATGACCAATCAAAAG ATTACAATGACAGTGGGGGTGGCCGCGGCCGCGGTCGTGGTCGTGGCGGGGGTGGTGGTTCATGCTACAAATGTGGTGAGTCGGGTCACATGGCTAGGGAGTGCACTCAGGAGGGTGGTGGAGGTGGAGGTGGAGGGAGGGGCGGTGGTGGTGGAACATGCTACAAATGTGGTGAGTCAGGTCACATGGCTAGGGAATGCACGCAAGAGGGTGGTGGAGGTGGAGGGAGGGGTGGCGGTGGAACATGCTACAAATGTGGTGAGTCAGGTCACATGGCTAGGGAATGCACTCAAGAGGGTGGCGGAGGTGGAGGAAGGGGTGGTGGTGGAACATGCTACAAATGTGGTGAGTCGGGTCATATGGCTAGGGAATGCACTCAGGAGGGTGGCGGAGGTGGAGGGAGAGGCGGCGGTGGTGGCGGAGCATGTTACAAATGTGGTGAGTCAGGTCACATGGCTAGGGAATGCACTCAAGAGGGCGGTGGAGGTGGAGGGAGGGGAGGTGGTTCATGCTACAAATGTGGTGAGTCAGGTCACATGGCTAGGGAATGCACTCAAGAGGGTGGTGGAGGTGGAGGGTGGAGCAGCAGTGGTGGGCGAAGAGGTGGAAGAGGCCGTGGCCGTGGACGTGGTTCTAGCTATAGCTCTTTCTCTCATGATGATAGCGTTGATGTCAACGATGGTGGTGGGTTTGGTACTTCAAATGGTGGGAGTGGATGGGGAGGAACTGGTGGTGGGAGTGGATGGGGAGGGAGTGGTGGTAAAAGTTGGGGTGGAAATAGTACTAATGAAGAAAGCAATCCCGAAAAAGGTGGTTGGGGGGTCACAGCTGCCGATAATGGTGGATCTGGAAATGATAATTCTGGATGGAGTTCCGCTCATGGGAAGAATGCAACCTCTTCTGGTGGTGAGAGTGGATGGGGAGCAACTGGTGGTAAAAGTTGGGGTGGAAATAGTTCTAACAAAGAAAGCAATACAACAGAAGGTGGTTGGGGAGTCACAACTGGATCGGGAAATGAAACAGGTGGTACAAGTTGGGGTGGAAATAGTACTAACAAAGAGAGCAATGCAACAAAAGGTGGTTGGGGAGTCACAACTGGATCTGGAAATGAAATTGGTGGTAAAAGTTGGGGTGGAAATAGTACTAACAAAGAGAGCAATACAGCAGTAG GTGGTTGGGGAGTCACGGCTGGATCTGGAAATGAAACTGGTGGTAAAAGTTGGGGTGGAAATAGTACTAACAAAGAAAGCAATACAACAGAAG GTGGTTGGGGAGTCACGGCTGGATCTGGAAATGAAACTGGTGGTAAAAGTTGGGGTGGTAATAGTACTAACAATGAAAGCAATACAACAGGAGGTGGTTGGGGAGTCATGGCTGGATCTGGAAATGAAACTGGTGGTAAAAGTTGGGGTGGTACTAGTACTAACAATGAAAGCAATACAACAGGAGGTGGTTGGGGAGTCACGGCTGCATCTGGAAATGAAACTGGTGGTAAAAGTTGGGGTGGAAATAGTACTAACAAAGAAAGCAATACAACAGAAGGTGGTTGGGGAGTCACAACTGGATCTGGAAATGAAACTGGTGGTAAAAGTTGGGGTGGAAATAGTACTAACAAAGAAAGCAATACAACAGGTGGTTGGGGAGTCACAACTGGATCTGGAAATCAAGATTCTGGATGGAGTTCTGGTCATTGGAAGAATGCAGCTCCTTCTGGTGGTGAGAGTGGATGGGGAGGGACTAATGGGGGAAGTGGATGGGGAGGTACTGGAGGGAGTGGGGGTAAAAGTTGGGGTGGAAGTAGTACATATGAAGAAAATAATACAGCAGAAGGCGGAGGCAGTGGCTATGGAGGCGGTGGTGGACGAGGAAGTGGACGAGGTGGTGGGGCGTGTTTCAAGTGTGGTGAATCGGGTCACATGGCTAGGGACTGCACCCAAGAGGGAGGTGGAGGGAGGGGTGGTGGTGGACGGGGAGGTGGTAGAGGTGGTGGGGCGTGCTTCAAATGTGGTGAATCAGGTCACATGGCTAGGGACTGCACCCAAGAGGGTGGTGGAGGTGGACGAGGAGGCGGAAGAGGTGGTGGGGCGTGCTTCAAGTGTGGTGAGTCGGGTCACATGTCTAGGGAATGCACCCAGAATGGTGGTGGAGGTGGAGGAGGATGGGGAGGCGGTGGACGAGGAGGCGGAAGAGGTGGTGGCGTGTGCTTCAAGTGTGGTGAGTCAGGGCACATGGCTAGGGAATGCACCCAGGAGGGTGGAGGAGGTGGAGGGAGGGGTAGTGGCGGTGGTGGAGCATGCTTCAAATGTGGCGAGTCTGGTCACATGGCTAGGGAATGCACCCAAGAGGGTGGCAGTGGCGGAGGTGGTGGAGGGAGGTATGGGGGCGGCGGCGGTGGAAACTGTTTCAAATGTGGGGAGTCTGGGCATTTTGCGAGAGAATGCCCATCCAGCACTAGTTGA